In Fibrobacter sp. UWB2, the following are encoded in one genomic region:
- a CDS encoding cytosine permease: MEKRTGLFANGIIWFGVAISVSEIEAGIEIGAAAARDSLWLPLVLGHILGGILLFFVGLIGARVRLNAMETTKSSFGKYGSKFFAALNTFQLLAWVAVLNAQGASALAGLNLPISFPLTCVILAALIAAWVYVGIRRSANVTTVVMAALTILLAILSVKLFGLDSSSATTAGNAATATALKFWNIFEISIAMPISWLPVISDYTKDAEKPVKATAISAIAYTFASLWMYIIGIEISGIGASNNIAQAILLAGLGLPGIIIVVLSTVTTNFLAANSAGESSKAIYSKINPKIAGVVVSFLSAALAISGIMEHYISFLYLIASVFAPMAAVLLVSFYFSKDRTESLGVWLWNIFAWLAGFIAYQVAEHFDSVFLGPTLLAVIVSAAFASVRVLSENKGDSRSSRE, from the coding sequence ATGGAAAAACGCACAGGACTTTTTGCAAATGGAATTATATGGTTTGGCGTCGCCATTTCCGTCTCCGAAATTGAAGCCGGTATAGAAATTGGCGCTGCCGCAGCAAGGGATTCGCTCTGGCTCCCGCTCGTACTCGGACACATTCTGGGCGGCATTTTGCTCTTTTTCGTAGGCCTCATCGGAGCACGCGTTCGCTTGAACGCCATGGAAACAACAAAATCCTCATTCGGCAAATACGGTTCCAAGTTCTTCGCCGCGCTGAACACATTCCAGTTGCTCGCCTGGGTCGCCGTCTTGAACGCTCAGGGCGCTTCGGCCTTGGCAGGGCTCAACTTGCCGATTTCATTCCCCTTGACTTGCGTGATTCTCGCTGCTCTTATCGCCGCTTGGGTCTATGTGGGCATCCGCCGTTCTGCAAACGTGACGACCGTCGTGATGGCCGCTCTTACTATTTTGCTCGCCATTCTTTCTGTGAAGTTGTTCGGACTAGATAGTTCGTCTGCAACAACCGCCGGAAACGCAGCAACCGCTACCGCTCTCAAGTTCTGGAACATTTTCGAGATTTCAATCGCGATGCCGATTTCTTGGTTGCCCGTGATTTCGGACTACACGAAGGACGCCGAAAAGCCCGTAAAGGCAACAGCAATTTCTGCCATCGCTTACACATTCGCAAGTCTCTGGATGTACATTATCGGTATTGAAATTTCGGGCATTGGCGCAAGCAATAACATCGCGCAGGCCATTCTCCTCGCAGGTCTCGGCCTCCCCGGAATCATCATCGTAGTACTCTCGACAGTAACAACAAACTTCCTTGCGGCAAACTCCGCTGGCGAATCTTCCAAGGCGATTTACAGTAAAATAAATCCAAAAATTGCAGGTGTCGTCGTGAGTTTCTTGAGCGCAGCGCTCGCTATTTCGGGAATCATGGAGCACTACATCAGCTTCCTTTACTTGATTGCCTCAGTATTCGCCCCGATGGCCGCAGTCCTTTTGGTTTCGTTCTACTTCTCCAAAGATCGCACTGAATCGCTCGGCGTTTGGCTCTGGAACATTTTTGCTTGGCTCGCGGGCTTTATCGCTTACCAGGTAGCGGAACATTTCGATTCCGTTTTCCTCGGCCCCACGCTTCTTGCGGTGATTGTATCAGCGGCATTCGCGTCCGTGCGCGTACTCTCGGAGAATAAAGGAGATTCCCGATCAAGTCGGGAATGA
- a CDS encoding aminoglycoside phosphotransferase family protein: protein MEEKIINIQDYELSGGGKFGESYIKRDNPNILLKLYPTELEQMGLDEFDRAWKVYKTGLPCPEPGELVRTSDGSLGILFKRIIGKKSFARALSERPEMLEKLAFEFAETCKLLHSTTPAEGTFPTAKFQYTQEIMDDPFLTPEEKNALERFIYSLPDASTAVHGDLHHGNIIFTEDGHKYLIDLSEFCTGTPWFDMGIIYRQTRQIPEEMEMELYHMDKKLSTAFWNEFVRNYFGQDVSIKEVEEQALVYAYLRILVLERLLGKPSLQIRPEVHKLIGLAP from the coding sequence ATGGAAGAGAAAATTATCAATATTCAAGATTATGAACTTTCTGGGGGAGGAAAGTTTGGCGAAAGCTATATTAAGCGTGACAACCCGAACATTCTGCTGAAGCTTTATCCCACAGAGCTGGAACAAATGGGGCTTGACGAGTTCGACAGGGCTTGGAAAGTCTATAAAACGGGGCTGCCTTGCCCAGAGCCGGGCGAGTTGGTACGCACATCGGATGGCTCTCTTGGCATCCTGTTCAAACGGATTATTGGCAAGAAATCTTTTGCTAGGGCCTTGAGTGAACGCCCCGAAATGTTGGAAAAGCTCGCTTTTGAATTTGCCGAAACGTGCAAGTTGCTCCATTCGACAACGCCTGCTGAGGGAACATTCCCGACGGCTAAATTCCAGTACACTCAGGAAATTATGGACGATCCGTTCTTGACGCCGGAAGAAAAAAATGCGCTAGAACGCTTTATCTATAGCCTGCCTGATGCCTCTACGGCTGTTCATGGCGACTTGCATCATGGCAACATCATCTTTACCGAAGATGGGCATAAGTACCTGATTGACCTTAGCGAGTTCTGCACGGGAACGCCTTGGTTTGATATGGGCATTATCTACCGCCAGACTCGACAAATTCCTGAAGAAATGGAGATGGAACTTTATCACATGGATAAAAAACTCTCCACTGCATTCTGGAATGAATTTGTAAGGAACTACTTTGGCCAAGATGTTTCCATCAAGGAAGTTGAAGAACAAGCGCTTGTATACGCTTATTTGCGCATTTTGGTCCTGGAACGGTTGCTGGGCAAGCCCAGCTTGCAAATCCGTCCCGAAGTCCATAAATTAATTGGCTTAGCGCCGTAA
- the metE gene encoding 5-methyltetrahydropteroyltriglutamate--homocysteine S-methyltransferase — protein MSIKTSVIGFPRIGKNRELKFASEKFFKGDISEAELQKVAAEIRQYGWQKQKAAGIDFIPSNDFSFYDNVLDTAFLLNVIPERYSSLELSTLEKYFAAAHGYQGAKGDVKALPMKKWFNTNYHYIVPEIDDATDLKLVGKKPVEEFNEAKSAGIESIPTLIGAYTFLRLARYNGNKKAKDFAAAAVNAYAELAEKLAAAGAKWISFAEPALVFDVTAEERELFKTIYAELLRKIGEKKNLKIALQTYFGDIRDVYQDVAALGFDAIGLDFVEGLKSLELLKTGFPKNTLLLAGVVNGKNIWRADYAQKNAILDEIKKYVAAENVVVGTSCSLLHVPYTVAAEQKLSADILKHFAFAEEKLVELAELASADADALAKNKALFATARVQANAKVQAELAALTAADFERKPSRLDRREVQKAEFKLPAFPTTTIGSFPQTAEVRANRAAFRKGEISKEQYVEFNQKKIAECIKLQEEIGLDVIVHGEFERNDMVEYFGSKIDGFVFTQNAWVQSYGTRCVKPPVVWGDVSRSAPITVEWSVFAQSCTKKPVKGMLTGPVTILNWSFPREDISLKTQAQEIGLAIRDEVLDLEKNGIRIIQIDEAALREKLPLRKSDWHKEYLDWAIPAFRLVHAKVKPETQIHTHMCYSEFNDIVRDIDNMDADVITFEASRSDLKLLDALNDAKFETQVGPGVYDIHSPRVPSEQEIVDALHKIIAKVPQQNVWVNPDCGLKTRGETETTASLKNLVAAAKKLREEK, from the coding sequence ATGAGCATTAAAACATCTGTAATTGGTTTCCCGCGTATCGGTAAGAATCGTGAACTCAAGTTCGCTAGCGAAAAGTTCTTCAAGGGCGATATCTCCGAAGCTGAACTCCAGAAGGTCGCCGCAGAAATCCGCCAGTACGGTTGGCAGAAGCAGAAGGCCGCAGGCATCGACTTCATTCCGTCCAACGACTTCTCGTTCTACGATAACGTTCTCGACACTGCATTTTTGCTGAACGTCATTCCGGAACGCTACAGCAGCCTCGAATTGAGCACGCTCGAAAAGTATTTCGCCGCCGCCCACGGCTATCAGGGCGCAAAGGGCGATGTGAAGGCCCTCCCGATGAAGAAGTGGTTCAATACGAACTATCATTACATTGTTCCGGAAATCGATGACGCTACCGATCTCAAGCTCGTCGGCAAGAAGCCGGTTGAAGAATTCAACGAAGCCAAATCGGCCGGAATTGAATCCATTCCGACGCTTATCGGCGCATACACATTCCTCCGCCTCGCCCGCTACAACGGCAACAAGAAGGCCAAGGACTTCGCCGCAGCAGCTGTCAACGCTTACGCAGAACTCGCTGAAAAGCTCGCCGCCGCAGGCGCCAAGTGGATTTCTTTCGCAGAACCGGCTCTCGTCTTCGACGTGACTGCAGAAGAACGCGAACTCTTCAAGACGATTTACGCAGAACTCTTGAGAAAGATTGGCGAAAAGAAGAACCTCAAGATTGCATTGCAGACTTACTTCGGCGACATCCGCGATGTTTATCAGGATGTGGCCGCACTCGGCTTTGACGCTATCGGTTTGGATTTCGTCGAAGGGCTTAAGTCTCTTGAACTTTTGAAGACGGGTTTCCCAAAGAACACGCTCCTCTTAGCAGGCGTTGTAAACGGCAAGAACATCTGGCGCGCCGATTACGCACAGAAGAATGCAATTCTCGACGAAATCAAGAAGTATGTCGCTGCAGAAAACGTTGTTGTTGGCACTTCTTGCTCTCTCCTGCATGTGCCCTACACGGTTGCTGCAGAACAGAAGCTTTCAGCCGACATTCTCAAGCACTTCGCATTCGCCGAAGAAAAGCTCGTGGAACTTGCAGAACTCGCAAGCGCTGACGCAGATGCACTCGCCAAGAACAAGGCTTTGTTCGCAACCGCTCGCGTTCAAGCAAACGCAAAGGTTCAGGCAGAACTCGCAGCACTCACCGCTGCTGATTTCGAACGCAAGCCGAGCCGCCTCGATCGTCGCGAAGTGCAGAAGGCAGAATTCAAGTTGCCGGCATTCCCGACAACGACAATCGGTTCCTTCCCGCAGACTGCCGAAGTTCGCGCCAACCGTGCCGCATTCCGCAAGGGCGAAATTTCCAAGGAACAGTATGTGGAATTCAACCAGAAGAAGATTGCCGAATGCATCAAGTTGCAGGAAGAAATTGGCCTCGACGTGATTGTCCACGGTGAATTTGAACGTAATGACATGGTGGAATATTTCGGTTCCAAGATTGACGGCTTTGTGTTCACGCAGAACGCCTGGGTGCAGAGCTACGGTACCCGTTGCGTGAAGCCGCCTGTCGTTTGGGGTGACGTGAGCCGCAGCGCTCCGATTACGGTTGAATGGTCCGTTTTCGCACAAAGTTGCACCAAGAAGCCGGTGAAGGGCATGCTTACAGGCCCCGTCACAATTCTCAACTGGTCCTTCCCGCGCGAAGACATTTCGCTCAAGACGCAGGCTCAAGAAATCGGCCTTGCCATCCGTGACGAAGTTTTGGACCTCGAAAAGAACGGCATCAGAATCATCCAGATTGACGAAGCCGCTCTTCGCGAAAAGTTGCCGCTCCGCAAGAGCGACTGGCACAAGGAATACCTCGACTGGGCAATCCCTGCATTCCGCCTAGTTCACGCCAAGGTCAAGCCCGAAACGCAGATTCACACGCACATGTGCTATAGCGAATTCAACGACATCGTCCGCGACATCGACAACATGGACGCCGACGTAATCACATTCGAAGCCAGCCGTTCCGACCTCAAGCTGCTCGACGCCTTGAACGACGCCAAGTTCGAAACACAGGTGGGCCCGGGTGTTTACGATATCCACTCTCCGCGTGTGCCGTCGGAACAGGAAATCGTCGATGCTCTGCACAAGATCATCGCGAAAGTCCCGCAGCAGAATGTGTGGGTGAACCCGGATTGCGGTCTCAAGACTCGTGGCGAAACTGAAACGACGGCAAGCCTCAAGAACCTCGTCGCCGCCGCCAAGAAACTGCGCGAAGAAAAGTAA
- a CDS encoding sodium:solute symporter, translated as MLIALLSILLVCFFTLMVVIGIHCRKHATDVNGFVLGGRDVGPWLTAFAFGTSYFSAVIFVGYAGQFGWNFGLASTWIGLGNAFVGSLLAWEILGRKTRVMTRHLDTKTMPEFFEKRYQSKALKIIASIIVFIFLIPYTASLYNGLSSLFNIVFTIPYWAVIVVMATLTAVYVIIGGYKATAINDFFQGLIMLIGIVAVIFSVLASKGGFTESFAKLSADSIVLESGTTLNGAYASFFGPHPLDLLFVVLLTSLGTWGLPQMVAKFYSIKNEDAIKKGTYISTFFAIVVAGGCYFIGGFGRLFSESEFIKRMPDGRILFDSIIPAMLRDLPDLIVAIVIVLVLSASMSTLSSLVLTSSSTLTLDVVAPTVKKGMDEKKKVFTMRIFIVFFVIVSAVIAVLKDRYNITFIAQMMGVSWGALAGAFLAPFLYGLYSKRVTKESVAVCFVFATCITIIQFLRSFGVISFDNEVLGYVFKSSINSGVVSMVGGLILVPVVSLFTPKPDKNSVDQIFACYEHTFKATVKQKERLEEN; from the coding sequence ATGTTAATAGCATTATTATCAATTCTTCTCGTATGCTTTTTCACACTGATGGTTGTCATCGGTATCCACTGCAGAAAACACGCAACGGACGTAAACGGATTCGTGCTCGGCGGTAGAGATGTGGGGCCTTGGCTCACGGCATTCGCCTTTGGCACATCTTACTTCTCGGCGGTCATCTTCGTCGGGTACGCAGGGCAATTCGGCTGGAACTTCGGCCTAGCCTCGACTTGGATTGGCCTCGGGAACGCATTCGTCGGTTCACTGCTCGCCTGGGAAATTCTCGGGCGAAAGACCCGCGTGATGACACGCCATCTCGACACGAAAACCATGCCGGAGTTTTTCGAAAAGCGCTACCAGTCAAAAGCGTTGAAAATCATCGCATCGATTATCGTGTTCATCTTCCTCATTCCGTACACGGCATCTTTGTACAACGGACTTTCAAGTTTATTCAATATCGTATTTACAATCCCCTATTGGGCAGTTATCGTTGTTATGGCGACTCTGACTGCAGTCTACGTCATCATCGGCGGCTACAAGGCAACAGCCATTAACGATTTTTTCCAGGGGCTTATCATGCTCATCGGCATTGTCGCCGTAATCTTTTCGGTTCTCGCAAGCAAGGGTGGCTTTACCGAATCGTTTGCCAAGCTTTCGGCAGACAGCATTGTACTTGAAAGTGGAACAACGTTAAATGGCGCATATGCCTCGTTCTTCGGGCCACATCCGTTAGACCTTTTATTTGTCGTCTTGCTCACGTCCCTTGGAACTTGGGGACTCCCGCAGATGGTTGCCAAATTCTATTCCATTAAAAACGAAGACGCCATCAAAAAAGGAACGTACATTTCCACATTTTTTGCAATTGTTGTCGCAGGTGGATGTTACTTTATCGGCGGCTTCGGAAGGCTCTTCAGCGAATCAGAATTCATCAAGAGAATGCCAGATGGAAGAATCCTTTTCGATTCCATCATCCCCGCAATGCTCCGCGATTTACCGGATCTCATCGTCGCCATCGTCATTGTTCTTGTGCTTTCGGCATCGATGTCCACGCTTTCTTCACTCGTGCTTACCTCCAGTTCCACGCTGACACTCGACGTTGTTGCACCAACCGTAAAAAAAGGAATGGACGAAAAGAAAAAGGTGTTCACAATGCGCATCTTTATCGTATTCTTCGTGATTGTCTCTGCAGTCATTGCCGTACTGAAAGACCGCTATAACATCACATTTATCGCACAGATGATGGGTGTTTCGTGGGGCGCACTTGCCGGCGCATTCCTCGCGCCATTCCTTTACGGACTTTATTCCAAACGCGTCACAAAGGAATCCGTTGCAGTATGTTTCGTTTTTGCCACCTGCATTACCATTATCCAATTTTTACGCTCCTTTGGCGTAATCTCTTTCGATAACGAAGTGCTCGGCTACGTGTTCAAATCATCCATCAACTCAGGCGTTGTCTCGATGGTTGGCGGATTGATACTCGTTCCGGTTGTAAGCCTGTTTACACCGAAGCCCGACAAGAACTCGGTTGACCAAATCTTTGCATGCTACGAGCATACCTTTAAGGCTACGGTGAAACAGAAAGAAAGGCTAGAAGAAAACTAG
- a CDS encoding pyridoxamine kinase gives MAQKKIALINDITGFGRCSIAVMAPIVSAMKIQAVAVPTAILSTHTQFSEYYFDDYTPKMRDYIQTYKNLNMSFDAIATGFLGSEEQVDIVIDFFKTFKKKGVFTLVDPVMGDYGILYETYTPTLCEKMKALVHYADILTPNLTELCTLTDTEYRTEGFTDAQLGEMCSKLAEQGPEHIVVTGIPYNSKQIMNYVYSKGEEPRIVMVDRIGGDRSGTGDVISSIIAGMYMNGHDFYESVKKAAEFVTKCIRYCEDNNVPTHWGLCFEMYLRDLMED, from the coding sequence ATGGCTCAGAAGAAAATTGCGTTAATCAATGATATCACAGGATTCGGCCGTTGCTCAATTGCCGTCATGGCTCCGATTGTCTCGGCCATGAAAATCCAGGCCGTGGCAGTGCCCACCGCCATCCTTTCTACGCACACGCAATTTAGCGAATACTATTTCGACGACTACACGCCGAAAATGCGTGACTACATTCAGACGTATAAAAATCTGAACATGTCGTTCGATGCTATCGCCACAGGTTTTTTGGGTTCCGAAGAACAGGTTGATATCGTCATCGATTTCTTCAAGACATTCAAGAAAAAAGGCGTGTTTACCTTGGTGGACCCTGTGATGGGCGACTACGGCATTCTTTACGAGACCTATACGCCTACTTTGTGCGAAAAGATGAAAGCGCTTGTCCACTATGCCGACATCTTGACGCCGAACTTGACGGAACTTTGCACATTGACCGATACTGAATATCGTACAGAAGGTTTCACAGACGCACAACTCGGTGAAATGTGCAGCAAGCTCGCGGAACAAGGCCCGGAACACATCGTCGTCACGGGCATTCCGTACAACAGTAAGCAAATCATGAACTACGTCTACAGCAAGGGCGAAGAGCCTCGAATTGTGATGGTCGACCGCATCGGCGGTGACCGCAGCGGAACTGGAGACGTCATCAGTTCAATCATCGCGGGCATGTACATGAACGGCCACGACTTTTACGAATCAGTCAAAAAGGCCGCAGAATTTGTAACAAAGTGCATCCGCTACTGCGAAGACAATAACGTTCCCACGCATTGGGGACTTTGCTTCGAGATGTACCTTCGTGACTTGATGGAGGATTAA
- a CDS encoding aspartate kinase has product MSRIVCKFGGSSVADAGQFKKIKAIVESDKNRKVIVVSAPGKRNPKETKLTDLLYSTYDLASKGLDFSTPWNLIRQRYDEICKDLGLEDKLTEDLDSLEDKLKNHPESVSTDFLVSRGEFLCARLMAKYLGANFVDSYPLITFDDKYRIAPKTYEEIAKALGDENQLYVLPGFYGSNLRGEVKTFSRGGSDITGAILANGIDAAKYENWTDVSGMLMADPRIVESPLPIEYVSYREIRELAYSGASVLHDESIAPCRAKKIPINIRNTNRPEDAGTIIGPTPESAKLPITGVAGRKGFSMIYIEKSMMNKEVGFGRRVLAVLESEGLSYELCPSAIDSMSIVVDSKALDAVQDVVLEDITQQMRPDRIKIFPGIALIATVGHGMTNKIGVAAKLFTALAENKVNVRIIDQGSSQINIITGVDEADTEKAIKAIYAAFVK; this is encoded by the coding sequence ATGTCTAGAATCGTATGTAAGTTCGGTGGCTCCTCTGTCGCCGACGCAGGTCAGTTCAAAAAAATCAAGGCCATTGTCGAAAGCGACAAGAACCGCAAAGTCATCGTCGTTTCTGCTCCGGGCAAGCGTAACCCGAAAGAAACCAAACTGACCGACCTCCTCTACAGCACCTATGATCTCGCCTCCAAGGGCCTCGATTTCTCCACGCCGTGGAACCTCATCCGCCAGCGCTATGATGAAATCTGCAAGGACCTCGGTCTTGAAGACAAGCTTACCGAAGACCTCGACAGTCTCGAAGACAAGCTCAAGAACCATCCGGAATCCGTGAGCACGGACTTCCTCGTGAGCCGTGGCGAATTCCTCTGCGCACGCCTCATGGCAAAGTATCTCGGTGCAAACTTCGTCGATAGCTACCCGCTCATCACTTTCGATGACAAGTACCGCATCGCTCCGAAGACTTACGAAGAAATTGCAAAGGCTCTCGGCGACGAAAATCAGTTGTACGTCTTGCCGGGCTTCTATGGCTCTAACCTCCGTGGCGAAGTGAAGACTTTCAGCCGTGGTGGTTCCGACATTACTGGCGCTATCCTTGCTAACGGCATTGACGCTGCCAAGTACGAAAACTGGACCGACGTTTCGGGCATGCTCATGGCTGACCCGCGCATCGTCGAAAGCCCGCTCCCGATCGAATACGTGAGCTATCGCGAAATCCGCGAACTTGCTTACTCCGGTGCAAGCGTGCTCCACGATGAATCCATCGCCCCCTGCCGCGCCAAGAAGATTCCTATCAACATCCGCAACACGAACCGCCCGGAAGACGCCGGCACCATCATTGGCCCGACTCCGGAAAGCGCAAAGCTCCCGATTACGGGTGTTGCAGGCCGCAAGGGCTTCTCGATGATCTACATCGAAAAGTCCATGATGAACAAGGAAGTTGGCTTTGGCCGCCGCGTGCTCGCTGTGCTCGAAAGCGAAGGACTCTCCTACGAACTCTGCCCGAGCGCAATTGACTCCATGAGCATCGTCGTGGATTCCAAGGCTCTCGACGCCGTTCAGGACGTTGTTCTCGAAGACATCACGCAGCAGATGCGTCCGGACCGTATCAAGATTTTCCCGGGCATCGCTCTTATCGCTACCGTGGGTCACGGCATGACGAACAAGATCGGTGTTGCTGCAAAGCTCTTTACGGCTCTCGCAGAAAACAAGGTGAACGTCCGCATTATCGACCAGGGTTCTTCCCAGATCAACATCATCACTGGTGTTGACGAAGCCGATACTGAAAAGGCTATCAAGGCCATCTACGCCGCCTTCGTGAAGTAA
- a CDS encoding carbon starvation protein A, with translation MISFILSLAALILGYFFYGRFVERVFGPDDRETPAVSKKDGLDYIALPGWKVYTIQFLNIAGTGPIFGGIMGAKFGPVAYLWIVLGCIFAGAVHDYLNGMLSMRNGGAGMPELIGKYLGDKTRKVMLLLTVFPLVIAGTVFVYSPAVILHTLGGDVMMWVAIIFVYYVIATMTPIDKIIGKVYPLFAISLLLTAGALMVMLFVKMPQLPEIWSNLHNMGASANPGKFTDHIFPALFITIACGAISGFHGTQTPMMARCLASERMGRRVFYGAMITEGVVALVCATVSMWFFYAGPPGYEQISGAKDGFFTSAPMVVHLVCNDWLGVVGAVLAVLGVVAAPISSGDTAFRSGRLIVADWLKIDQRPIRNRLYICVPMFATSIAILVWQIKVPDGFNTIWQYFGFFNQTLSVFTLWAITVYLVQERKNFWVSLIPALFMTTVCTTYFFVSRQTLHLPDCIGYPLGLVCLAVACVWFTVWYRKVRRDK, from the coding sequence ATGATTTCTTTTATCCTGAGCCTTGCCGCCCTAATCCTGGGTTACTTTTTCTATGGCCGCTTTGTGGAACGCGTGTTCGGTCCCGATGACCGTGAGACTCCCGCAGTTTCTAAAAAAGACGGGCTGGACTATATCGCACTTCCCGGTTGGAAAGTTTATACGATTCAGTTTCTGAATATTGCTGGCACGGGCCCCATCTTCGGTGGAATCATGGGGGCAAAATTCGGTCCAGTCGCTTATCTCTGGATTGTGCTTGGCTGTATTTTTGCGGGGGCAGTTCACGACTACTTGAACGGAATGTTGTCTATGCGTAACGGCGGTGCGGGAATGCCCGAACTGATTGGCAAGTATCTGGGCGACAAGACGAGGAAGGTCATGTTGTTGCTGACCGTGTTTCCTTTGGTCATTGCGGGAACGGTGTTTGTCTATTCTCCAGCGGTAATTTTGCATACGCTGGGCGGTGACGTGATGATGTGGGTGGCTATCATCTTTGTCTATTACGTAATCGCCACGATGACACCCATCGACAAAATTATTGGGAAGGTTTATCCTTTGTTTGCTATTTCGCTCCTGCTTACGGCTGGGGCGTTGATGGTGATGCTCTTTGTCAAGATGCCGCAACTGCCAGAAATTTGGTCGAACCTGCACAATATGGGGGCTAGTGCAAATCCAGGAAAATTTACGGACCATATTTTCCCTGCACTTTTCATTACTATTGCCTGTGGTGCTATTTCTGGTTTTCATGGAACGCAGACACCGATGATGGCGCGTTGCCTCGCAAGTGAGCGCATGGGCCGTCGTGTGTTCTATGGGGCGATGATTACCGAAGGCGTTGTTGCTCTTGTTTGCGCTACCGTTTCCATGTGGTTTTTCTATGCAGGCCCACCGGGCTACGAACAGATTTCAGGTGCAAAGGATGGTTTCTTTACCTCGGCCCCGATGGTGGTGCATTTGGTGTGTAATGATTGGTTAGGCGTTGTGGGGGCGGTCCTTGCCGTATTGGGTGTGGTCGCGGCTCCCATTAGCAGTGGTGATACGGCATTTCGCTCCGGTCGCCTTATCGTGGCGGATTGGCTGAAAATCGATCAGCGTCCCATCCGCAATCGTCTCTACATTTGCGTACCCATGTTTGCGACGTCTATCGCCATATTGGTGTGGCAAATCAAGGTTCCCGATGGATTCAATACTATTTGGCAATACTTTGGATTTTTTAACCAAACGCTTTCTGTATTTACTCTATGGGCGATTACAGTCTATCTAGTGCAGGAACGGAAGAATTTTTGGGTGTCCCTTATTCCAGCCCTGTTTATGACCACCGTTTGTACGACATACTTCTTCGTTTCGCGCCAGACGCTTCATTTGCCCGACTGCATTGGCTATCCTTTGGGCCTTGTTTGCCTTGCCGTGGCCTGCGTGTGGTTTACCGTGTGGTATAGGAAAGTGCGCAGGGATAAATAG
- a CDS encoding TatD family nuclease-associated radical SAM protein: MVVYTVTGNVGQAGYLDIAGSGDITGKNIYVNMTNRCPCSCVFCLRQTKKMMEGNSLWLRGGEPSVNGVMSIFDKYDLSVINELVFCGYGEPLERLHDVCKVIDQLHGKYPKLKVRLNTNGLANLIHGRDVTPDLEGRFNTVSISMNAPDAEEFLELTRSRFGIQSFDALKEFAVLAKEHVPNVVMTVVEKVMPEEKIERCRKICEELGVTLRVRPFES, translated from the coding sequence ATGGTTGTTTATACTGTAACAGGAAACGTTGGACAAGCAGGCTACCTCGACATCGCAGGTAGCGGCGACATCACCGGCAAGAATATTTATGTGAACATGACAAACCGCTGCCCGTGCAGTTGCGTTTTTTGCTTGCGCCAGACAAAGAAAATGATGGAAGGCAATTCGCTCTGGCTCAGAGGCGGCGAACCGAGTGTCAACGGCGTCATGAGCATTTTCGACAAGTACGACCTTTCCGTCATCAACGAACTCGTCTTTTGCGGCTACGGCGAGCCACTCGAACGTCTCCACGACGTGTGCAAAGTCATCGACCAACTGCACGGCAAATACCCGAAATTAAAAGTCCGCCTCAATACGAACGGACTTGCAAACCTGATCCACGGCAGAGACGTAACGCCCGATCTTGAAGGCCGTTTCAACACCGTTTCCATCTCGATGAACGCCCCGGATGCCGAAGAATTCCTGGAACTCACGCGCTCGAGATTCGGAATCCAGTCCTTCGACGCGCTGAAGGAATTCGCTGTGCTAGCGAAAGAGCACGTGCCAAACGTGGTCATGACCGTCGTCGAGAAAGTGATGCCCGAAGAAAAAATCGAACGCTGCCGCAAGATTTGCGAAGAGCTCGGCGTCACGCTGAGAGTTCGCCCCTTCGAAAGCTAA